The Nymphaea colorata isolate Beijing-Zhang1983 chromosome 5, ASM883128v2, whole genome shotgun sequence DNA segment CGCATTCAAATAGGATGTTTGATTTTGTGCCCACTGCAGGGAACACCCACCTGTGTACTCCTGATAGGACCCACGTCTGGATTGCAAACAAGGGACATGAAGATCGCATACATTTTGCACTGGAGTACACCTCTTAGGCATTCTCTGCCATTCCACCAACAGAACATCATTCCTGAGATGCTGTTCTGTTCCATTGAATCAAGGAAGCTCAAAATAGACTTTATTGGAACCTGAGGCTACTACCATTTTAGTGCAGGAAAAAGCAATTAATCTGTGAAGACAACTCATAATAATAcaaacatttcaaaaatgattGCCTTGCCAAACCAAGAAGAGAGAAAGCTACAAAGGAAAAGGTATGAACCGAACCTTCCATGTGTACCATGACCAGTTTCACGCAACAGGACAATAATTTGAATAGTGTCGTTGAAATCCTCCTGCACCGCAAGAGCTATGACATTGATGGGGTCATACCGTGGATCAGGTTGCAGTTCTCCCCTTGATTCAGCAAGAATCTAATGAACACACCACATAGTGAAATTCAAAAGTGTACTCATAAGTCCAAATTCAAGGTAAACCAAAGCTTGTCAATTCAAAGAAATAAAGGCAAGTCAGAACCATGAAGACTACAACTCATTGGTTCAATTTTATCTGTTTTGAACAAGTTGCATATGCACCATCTTGCAGGAAAAAAGGGGGGGAAAAAAAAGCAGCCTGATCATAGGCCAAAACAGCATTAAATTCTAAACAGGACTTGAAATGCATCATATGATGCATGAACTATAGACAGAATTGACAGCAACACCAAACTAGTATCATTAATGGGCATAAATTCAGTCATGCATATCATGAATAATGCACTGACTAGATATTTGTGATGAAGTGATCATTAATACAAGGGAGACGTTTGCCTGGTAATGAACTGCCAGCGACCTAATTAGTAATGAACTGATAAAATGAATGTGCATGAAGTCGGTTACCCTTCTCCCTTCCCTCTTCATACATGCAAGACACTGACTTCATTTTTGTTCCATTCCTCAAGATACCTACCACCAATTATATAACATGGGCCATTATGATGGCACATTATATCTGTGGGAAAGGACCTTAGAAATTCATTGATGGCGTAGCATAtcataaattgattttttaattcgtaaaaaaataaaaaataaaaacataaaaagtagAAAACGACCTAATTAGTAATGAACTGATAAAATCAATGTGCATGAAGTCAGTTACTCTTCTACCTTCCCTCTTCATACATGCAAGACACTGACTTCATTTTTGTTCCGTTCCTCAAGATAACTACCACCAATTATATAACAGGGGCCTTTATGATGGCACATTATGTCTGTGGGAAAGGACCTTAGAGCTTCATTGATGGCGTCGCATAtcataaattgatttttcaattcgtaaaaagataaaaaaaaatcataaaaagtagaaaaaaattaaaaaaacatcgGTAAGATCAGGAAAAGTAGAGAAAACTTCagaaaaaatcaggaaaaatgtATTCCATATAGAAAACTCATCACATCTCACAAGCCACAATATATTGAccaaacatttaaaaaagaGGAATGAAAGattcataataacataataacTCCTACTAGCTCATGGCAACACAGGGAGCCTCAAGGTTGGTTCTAATATGTTCTTATACATGACAGCTTCGCACCTTGATGTATTCATACCTGGTAAAATCCGTCACTAGAAAAAATTGCTccaaaaattcatgttttacTGCTTCAAGACACAGAAGCCGACAGTTTTAAACACTGCCACATTGTTCTAAGGAAAATATCGACAAAGATTTTCTTGAGCATTTTTCAATGAAGCaatttttcttaggaaaatgtcgggaaaaatcttggcaaatttaaaaaaaaataaaaaaatcctaaaattataaaaaaataaaatataaaggagaaactaataaaaaggggaaaagaacatcaaaaaatcatgataaattGTGGCATATTCATTTTTGGAAAGACTTTcctgatatttttgttttacttgtttttctcataaatatcacGAGATTTTAGAcataatatttgtgacaatggttttaAATATAAGAGAAATAAAGGCTCACGAGACCTCATCATAGTTGAAAATTGTCACAATAAAAGAGATGTATTAGCCAAAAAATGGGCAACTTGTCTTCACCTCAATACTTAACAAGGTTAGCTGTTGGCCAGCACCATATCTTGCAGGGTCACGGAATCCAATTTGACTCAGAGGAGTAAGTTTCGATTTACCAAGTGGGCCAGATATTTGTGATACATCATCCGCATTGTCATGAGAACTCCTCTGTGAATCATCAGCACATCTATTTGGAGCATATTCTGCATTAACCTCAACATCACCAGCATCATACTCACCACCAAAAGGTCAACAACATAAATCTGGTCTATGCAAGATATAAACTTACTTGACACAGTGATGTCTGAAGTCAAGATGGTGGTTTGAGGGACCAAAGCAGTACACATATTTTCAGATTCTGAAGATGTTTTCCCAAATTCAGGATTAATCCTCAACAGTTTTCCTTTCTCAACAATTTCCACATCACAGTGAACTGGTTTCTGAAGCCAGTTATTAACAGAGGCAGGAGAGGGTGGTGAGAGAGCGGGAGTCAACATAAATAAAAGTGAGCCATCATTTAGACAATGTGTTGGAACTCCATGGATCACATCTGCAAGCTGGGGAATTCCCATATCATCACTGCAACACTTCTCcacttcatttttgttttccatcaAAAAGGGGAGCATATTCACTGGGACAAACAATCAGGCACAATTAAATATGCTACAAGTTAATCAGGACAGTGGTAACAGTTTCTAGCTAAGACGCAAGTcccaaaaagagagagagagagagagagagagattgctcCATTAACTTTTCTCATGAATTGCTAAGATACATTAAACAAAACCTCTTATTCTTATCCACAACTTTCAATGGCAAGTGACGAGAAAACcccacaaagcactcgcaactttGAATGCTGAAAGAAGTGTTCAAGGTTTGATGGAtggatttcattttcattatgatactgaaggtcactgattcagTTCAAACAAAACGACATCCCGAAGGACAAGGAGAGCATCGAGAGGTTGAATCCATAGTCAATCAAATTGCATAGACATAGATTCGGATTGATGGACAAATGCCAGGATTGAAAACCGATTGACTCTAACTTGGAGTTGGATGCTCTCACACAAGTTGTGATGAGCCTCCTTGTAGAAGGACATAACTCCATGTCTATTCCAATGTCAAAATCTCCCATTTTAGTAAAAAACTGGCCCGGTTGGCAATACCGCGAGGAGCTACACGTACCCTAAGTGAACTCCATGCCTAAAATGTCTAGACAAGATTAGGGTGTCCCTGTACAGTTTCAACTACGGGCAGATGAAACTCTTACAAGCTCATAATTAGCATAACAGCATATAACCTACCTTTAAGTGCATTTGACAAGCTTTAGCAAAGATTAATCAATGACCAAGGCAATCAATCGTCAGGTAATCTACTTTGTTACTGTCGAAAAAAATAACGAAGCTAGAAATGTATGCCAACTTTATATTCCCCTAGTGACACATGAGAATgcacaaacaaaacaaattgctGATGCAATAGCACAGCCAAGATATTGTTGAAATGCTCCAGTTGCTGATGTATGGCCACTCTCAATCTTTGTTCAAGTGCAAGGGTTTATAAGCTTAAGCCATGTTATGTATATGCCACATCTCAGACACATTGGTTTAGATGGTTTTATACAAATTAACAAAGATAACCAAAATCAATGAGCTAAATACAGCTTGCATAATGAAGTATTAATGTACATTAAGCAGCATATGAAAGACATTGTTGCCTAACAATCTTTGACCACCACAAGAAAACACCCAACCATAGTCAGTACGAATCTATAATTCTCAAGTATTAGGACAACAATCACATGGACGGCTCTTCTTAACCTAGGATAAAGATTAAGATCACATTGCACATATATACTAATAGGTCAACCTGATCATGCGAGTAACACTACTAATAGGCATATTTGATTTTGCTGGCAGTCAAAAGACCAAATCATATTGTTCAGTCAATTAAAGAGGGTTAGGTGCATGAAATGGTACTGATTAAACTTCCTATAAAGAAGCATCAGCAGATATTCTAACAATTGATAGTCCATACTGACGAACTACTTGAATAAGGTTCCAGCAACCATAATGAAAATTCACGGCCATGGGTGCTGGATTTCAGTCAAACACTTGGCCGGTAAAATGAGCAGAATATCATTGCAAATGGGGACAAAGACAAATCCAGTATTTCAGGAAGGCATGTGTTTGAAGTACTTACAGTCTGTTAACGAGTCATGACTTCCAATATCAGCAGGATTACCTTTGCAGGTGAAAAGCTCACTGTCAGTATTCTGTCTTAATTGTTCTAAAGTAGGTGGTTTTTTGGCAAAAGCCATCATGATAGGATCCATTCTGGAACTCTGGCTGCATTGATCATGAGATGGTGACACTACAGAAAGTTTAGCATCCATAGCCGCATCCTGGAGGTCCTTAACTGGTACAGGGCAGTGGGATAGAACAGGGGTACCTTCCATGATATTCCTGGATTCACAAACAATTTTCAAGCAGGAACTTTTAGAAGACCCATCAAGAAAACATTCATCAGATGACAATTCCTGGACAGCATAAGATGTATGTGGCTCAAGACTTTCTGTCAACTCAGTGGGAACTTTTGAACTGAAAGCATGGATGGTGGCCGAGCCAAGATCAAGGTCACTGTCAATGGGTCCATATTTACAACAGTCAACCGGCTTCCATTCTCTGGAAAAAACAGTCCGAGGAGAAACCGAAGATTCTCCATACAGTATAGACTGGCCTATAGGTGATGATTTTCTGGTTTTTATGTCATCCAGATTGTTCTGCCCCTTGTTGATCCCATCAATGCAATCATGCTTGGTCGCCAGGTCCAAAGGTGGTTTATTCTTATCCAGGCCATCTAAAGGCAACACCCCATACCTGTGAAGTTTGCTATTAAAATGCTTCAGTTTGCAGTCTTTCAGCTCCATTCCTGACTTGACCGATGAGCTCAGATGAGCTAATTTTAGAGAGGAATAAGCATTTTGGGCCACTACATTATTATCATTTTCCTCAAGATGGGAAGATGTACTTTTATGTATTCTTTTACCAGGATCATGCTTCTTAGCAGACTCATGGCAGGTATTTTCTGACATTAGTTGATGGTGAttcctcttcctcctcatcAAGTCCCTCAAAGAAGAAGCTTCATTCACTTCTCTCAAAATAGATATCTCATCAAAACCACCAGCAGCAGATACACCATGCTCATGCCCACCCTTATTCATCGGACATGCTGTAGAACAACCGTTACTTTCAGGAATGTGACATTCAGCAGGCACATCATACACCGGACACCTTGGATGAAATCCAACCACTGAAAAAGGCAAGGAACACTGTAATTGCTGATTGGATTTGCATCCATCAATCGAACAACTAAAATCAACACTTGGCATCTCTTCCTGAGAATTTCTTTCATATGCTTTGCTCCCCATTTCTGGTTCATCACATGAACCATCCATCTGAGGAATTAAATTTACTGGTGAAGGAGGAGCAAGATGATGAGGATTATCCAAATATATCTGCTCTTCAAACCCCTTAAAGTTCAGGGCATCCTCAACTGAGTCAAGTATGTCCTGACATTCCTGCTGGGACTCAATCTCATACTCTGAGTAAGCTTTTTCCAGAACTTCACCGACTGTAGCAGCTGGTAGTAGAGGGTTCAAGACACATTCATGGGCAAGCTCATCATCGGAGTCTATATCTTCCTTTGCTTGGGAAGAAGCAAGCCATTTAAGAAGCCCAAGTGCCTCAATATCGCCAACCTGAAGCCACAAGTCATGAGttagaaatatttttaaatagcTGTACCTATGAGTAAAGTAAAGtttcagaaaattttggaaGCACAAATCCATGTCCAGTGAAAATCCCCACTCAAGGATTTATGCGAGTAAGCACTAACCAAATACATTATAACATTGTATAGAAGTTTGGATCACCAGATGAATCAAGAATAACTTGGCAAATACttaaaatatgtgtgtgtgtgtgtgtgtataagaaGAATTTGTTATTGTATATGAGAGTTTTTGCAAATTTGCAAGTTCTCCAAGCATTTATTTGTaagtttaaaaattcaaatttttgtaaTATAAAACCCCTGAGAAGGGGGATTAGAGAAATTTTACCAAAAGAACTACAAATAAGGGGGCAAAGGGTCTCTAGTCTCTACCCAAACGTTTGGCCAATCTCCCTCTCTTTACCTATCGTCCTAAAGATGTGTCCTCTCCCAAAAATGGcaagtatctctctctctctctctctccctctctctctctctctctccttttatggaattgaaagaaaaagaaaaccaagagCCCATACTCGAAGAAGACTTTTACCACATGTGGgagaaaaatgttttccttgcatgggagagagagagagaacaggcCAGGATATGTCTCATACCTTATTGCCATGTCAACATACCGACACCGACATGGGTATGAGACCATTTTGCCATATTCATGGCACTTAGTTGAGCCAATGTTAAACCACCATGTACTCATTCCTCTCATTCATGTTATGTTGTCAACTTCTCCAAGATATACGTTTGACCATGACAACAACTAACATACAGTCCAGGAGATTATATCTCCAAATGTAAAAATCTTTTACACAATCAAAGACATCTCAAACCCACAGTTCCCGTGAAGTAAGCAGCATTTGTACCTCGTTAgttgattttaaaaattcatcagCACTACTTTTCAGCTCCAGATTATGCCCCATCATCACCTTCTGCAAACAACGATCACCCTTTAGCATATGATGTAGAAGATACAAAAGAATATACATGCAAACAACTGCACTCAACCATATATTCACCACTGACAGGGGCAGCATTAGGAATATCAGCGGACCCAAGAGATGGCTGAGATGTTTTGTTTAGCTCTGAATGATTTATATTACAAGAGCCAGATGTGGAGTCATCCAACAACTTTATGAGTAGGCTATCATAGTCCAGCCCCAAGGAAAGTGACTGCATTACATCTTCTGGAGGTGGTCTAGTGGTATCACATGAAACTAATTCCAGAATTCCAGACCTGGCCTGTTCTTCCTGTTCATGATGACACCTTTCAAGTTCAAGATACAAGCGTAAAATCCAATATATTAGCTGAAACATTTACAATGCATACCTCCCATATTGGTATAAGGGATTGGACCATTCTTACATCCGAATTAGCTTGAGAAAAAGCCATGTATAACAAACAGTTCTTATTTAGAATTTCTGCAATGAAAAACAAAGTGAACAAGATTGTTACTTAGAATCTATGCCCCGTAAAATTCAGTGAAACTTAATTCAACTTCCTCAATGATCAGGATGCATATAAATGAGATATCAAGTAGTACCATCTACAGTAGTATCACACTCAAGCTCACACACACTTTGCCTTGCTGGAGAAATATTCTCTTTATCTGATGTGCCCGCCTCAGGAGAAAACCATACCCAATCAAATGAAACTGTCGAAGACAACCAGGGCATAGGAGAAGACACAAAATCTCCACCTTCCACCTGCATAAAAGTTTAGAATAGGGGGGAGACTGAGCCATTAATCAAGGAATAATGAAAAAAGATCAGCATTTTCCATATTGACAGGCAGAGACCACCTGAGTGGTATTGCAACCAGATCTGTTAAAATATCCACTTGCCCTAGAACACAATTCCTGTGGCATTGGACTTCGGAATTTCACCTTCGATAAATGGATGTGCCCCATCCCATACAAATTGTTATCAACCTAACAGAGGCATGAGGATTGTTATCAACCAAGCAAATAAGCTTCACTAAGAATATCCTACAAAAGTTCatgtaaataaatattctacatgtaataaaagatgaaataacatGTAATACAAAATGATGCTAACCTCACCCAGTTATATGTTGCACCACAGATGAAATCTCCAAACATATAACTAGGTACTGCGAGGACGAAAATGtccattttacaaaaatataacCTTAAAACGTCATGAGAAACAAGTAAGGCAATATTTGTAACTAATTAAACCATATAAATTACAAAATCACtgcatatgaaataaaagacTATATTTCATTTAGAAACAAGTAGACACCAAAATAGATCAAATACAGAAATGAACAGGTTTCACATAGTTTTAATTTGCAGGCCAGTTCTGGACCTAATGCAGACTGGGCTCAAATGACATAATACATGAGATTATGTGACACCATCATCTGCTAAAAAAGATTACAACCACTAAAAGTAAAATGGATCCACTAACACCAGTACCAGGCAAATTACGTTTGCCAACCCGCTTACAACTAGATCCAGATAAACCACTTGTATATTGTCCACATCATGTCACATTAGTTTGCATCCTAGGAATCTGCAATTCCAACCAATGGAAGAACCAAGTTATTGAGCAAAAGCATGTTGAACGAGGACAACAAACTAAtgaaaagaaggggaagaaaacATAAATCCAGTTTGCTTTCCAAAGATGAATCAAGGTATCCACATGGCCACAAGATCTTctacttcttttttccctcaaaaGGCCACTTCCTCACCATTAAAGCAGTTCAATCCAAACCAGTAACATATCTTCTTGTGACATGAACTTTTCCAGTTTGTTCATTTCCTCCTATTCCCTCTCCTGGTCCTACTCCAAGTTGTACAAAGGCACATTACACGGTGAAACATTTAAGGaaaattccaaaacaaaaaaaccgaTGAGTCTACAAACGGTGAGAACATAGTATAACACTatgaatgagaaaatgaaaatgctcAGAAAATGTACGGCACTCCCATTTAGGTCCTATAAATACGTAAACCGTAGCTAAGACATGATCTGGATCAGAGTTCTATTCACCTCCACCATATCCACTTGCAGTTAGCTAAACATCAAATCCAAGAATATGGTGCAGAATAAGCAGAGTTTCTCATATGCAATTTCAGATGTTTCTGACATATAATTTCAATAAAGCAGTGACCCACATACATCTCCAACTAACAGGGCATGCTATGGTACTACATTCAGTATATTAAAGAAACAGATAGGAGTGCATACTTTTTATAGGATATGCAAAAAATTAGAGAACCAAAAGATTAGGGAAAAACAAGGGTATCAAAAAGTTCCTTGAAGAAAGTTTGTCTTAAAAGTTCTAAAGCAATCAGAAAACagaatcaaaaaaaaaaaaaaaaaatcaactgaaggagagacaaaaaaaagaacCCAATGACAGATGCAACTAATGCTACAGAAGATGTAAATCAAGAACAACGGAATCAATCTTCTACAAATGTCCTAAGACAAGACAAACTAAATCCttccttcaaaaatttatacagAGCAaccatcaaattttaattgaagaTATCAACCTTGGACCTTACCAACTATTAGCTatatgcaaaagaagaagaagaatcacATCAGTCTCATCAGCCATTATTAGTTGCACTATCACCAGCAGACAACAATTATTCTATGAAAAgctacatctatattgaatttCAAAGCCAAGAAGAGAGGATGTAAAATAATACCAtaaattgaagaagataaggAATATGTGATTCATGAGGCTGGAAGCATCTATTTAATATTGAACCACCCTGGCAATGAAAAGATCTTCTATACATCAAATGGATTTAGTGAGATGTGTAAGCTAGGAATTGTAACAACATGAGAACCAGTTAGTGCATGACCACAGAACATGAATAAAACATACAAAATAAAGGGAACAACATTTTGAACAAAGGTAAGAAAATCTACATG contains these protein-coding regions:
- the LOC116254148 gene encoding DNA polymerase zeta catalytic subunit isoform X3 encodes the protein MASQEGVSRIFSIRVVSLDYYMAPLIPDFDVCYSDFQGQIVSEVPVIRIYGSTLSGQKTCLHVHGVLPYLYVPCSDALAQSSQEGQPYAHVFALAIEKALKLGSSYGSKRQHVHSCVPVTAKKFYGYHSSDEPFIKVYLYYPHEISRVASLLLGGSILNRCFQPHESHIPYLLQFMVDNNLYGMGHIHLSKVKFRSPMPQELCSRASGYFNRSGCNTTQVEGGDFVSSPMPWLSSTVSFDWVWFSPEAGTSDKENISPARQSVCELECDTTVDEILNKNCLLYMAFSQANSDVRMVQSLIPIWEEEQARSGILELVSCDTTRPPPEDVMQSLSLGLDYDSLLIKLLDDSTSGSCNINHSELNKTSQPSLGSADIPNAAPKVMMGHNLELKSSADEFLKSTNEVGDIEALGLLKWLASSQAKEDIDSDDELAHECVLNPLLPAATVGEVLEKAYSEYEIESQQECQDILDSVEDALNFKGFEEQIYLDNPHHLAPPSPVNLIPQMDGSCDEPEMGSKAYERNSQEEMPSVDFSCSIDGCKSNQQLQCSLPFSVVGFHPRCPVYDVPAECHIPESNGCSTACPMNKGGHEHGVSAAGGFDEISILREVNEASSLRDLMRRKRNHHQLMSENTCHESAKKHDPGKRIHKSTSSHLEENDNNVVAQNAYSSLKLAHLSSSVKSGMELKDCKLKHFNSKLHRYGVLPLDGLDKNKPPLDLATKHDCIDGINKGQNNLDDIKTRKSSPIGQSILYGESSVSPRTVFSREWKPVDCCKYGPIDSDLDLGSATIHAFSSKVPTELTESLEPHTSYAVQELSSDECFLDGSSKSSCLKIVCESRNIMEGTPVLSHCPVPVKDLQDAAMDAKLSVVSPSHDQCSQSSRMDPIMMAFAKKPPTLEQLRQNTDSELFTCKGNPADIGSHDSLTDLNMLPFLMENKNEVEKCCSDDMGIPQLADVIHGVPTHCLNDGSLLFMLTPALSPPSPASVNNWLQKPVHCDVEIVEKGKLLRINPEFGKTSSESENMCTALVPQTTILTSDITVSKYAPNRCADDSQRSSHDNADDVSQISGPLGKSKLTPLSQIGFRDPARYGAGQQLTLLSIEILAESRGELQPDPRYDPINVIALAVQEDFNDTIQIIVLLRETGHGTHGRNVDGLSCCKLVSCSKEKDLLEHFVELVGSLDPDILLGWDIQGNSLGFLAERAAYLQISLLKSVSRTLGSATKFASGNMKEDRDCRLKNMIQGDMVTDALIAENAIIEDEWGRTHMSGIHVGGRIVLNLWRILRSELRLTMYTLEAVSEAVLRQKIPYISCKILTRWFSSGPGMAQLRCIQYVVGRARLNLEIMDQLDMFNRTSELARVFGIDFFSVLSRGSQYRVESMLLRLAHTQNYLAISPSSQQVASQPAMECLPLVMEPESGFYADPVVVLDFQALYPSMIIAYNLCFSTCLGKLVPAKPNTLGICSYTPGLKVLQEFRDQLLLTPNGVMYVPSKVRKGVLPCLLEEILTTRIMVKKSMKKLTESEKILYRIFDARQLALKLIANVTYGYTAAGFSGRMPCAELADSIVQCGRRTLEKAISFISAHETWNARVIYGDTDSMFVLLKGRTLEEAFIIGQEMATTVTAMNPYPVTLKMEKVYNPCFLLTKKRYVGYSYENPGQTKPTFDAKGIETVRRDTCPAVAKMLEQSLRTFFESQDISKVKAYLQRQWTRILCGKVSLQDFVLSKEVRLGTYSSRTSSLPPAAIVAMKAMRADPRAEPRYGDRIPYIVVHGEPGARLIDLVVDPLDVLDISSPYTLNDLYYIKKQIIPPLQRVFGLLGVDLNRWFSEMPRPVRPTLAKRFAVCGNVPKGRIYSKVGRTRIDNYYTSRHCTICGEIIQGRTLVCDSCSKKGPVVATCMTGTTARLEHDIQHLTAICRHCGGGDWITESGVKCTSLACPVFYERRKIQKELQAVCTVASEAGFYPKCMVEWF